A region from the Deltaproteobacteria bacterium genome encodes:
- the lpxA gene encoding acyl-ACP--UDP-N-acetylglucosamine O-acyltransferase, with protein MKIHPTAIISPKAALEDGVEIGPYSIIGDDVTIGKGTVVGPHVVIEGPTRIGENCRFFQFCSIGAIPQDLKFKGEDSPLIIGNGNTFRECVTVHRGTAADINMTSIGNDNFLMAYCHVAHNCKLDDNIIMSNAVNLAGHIHVEDYAIIGGMTGIHQFTRIGCHSMVSGASGVAQDVIPYVMAAGNHAKLYGLNVVGLKRRGFSEEAISALKKTYRILFRSNMLLSDALAKIRDEAGDFPEVRHVIEFVEASKRGICR; from the coding sequence ATGAAAATACACCCAACGGCGATCATATCACCAAAGGCGGCCCTGGAAGACGGGGTCGAGATCGGACCTTACAGCATCATCGGTGATGATGTCACCATCGGAAAAGGCACCGTCGTCGGACCCCACGTGGTCATTGAGGGCCCCACCAGGATCGGAGAAAACTGCCGGTTCTTCCAGTTCTGCTCGATCGGCGCCATCCCGCAGGACCTGAAATTCAAGGGCGAGGACAGCCCTCTCATCATAGGGAACGGCAACACCTTCCGGGAATGTGTCACCGTGCACCGGGGCACGGCCGCCGATATAAACATGACCTCCATCGGCAACGACAACTTTCTCATGGCCTATTGCCATGTGGCACACAACTGCAAGCTGGACGACAATATCATCATGTCGAACGCCGTCAATCTCGCCGGCCACATACATGTCGAGGACTATGCCATCATCGGAGGCATGACGGGAATCCATCAGTTCACCCGTATCGGTTGTCACAGCATGGTCAGCGGCGCTTCCGGCGTCGCACAGGATGTGATCCCCTATGTCATGGCCGCGGGGAATCACGCGAAGCTGTATGGGTTGAATGTCGTGGGATTAAAACGGCGGGGATTTTCCGAGGAAGCCATCAGCGCACTGAAAAAGACCTATCGCATCCTCTTCAGATCGAACATGCTCCTCTCGGACGCCCTGGCAAAAATCCGGGATGAAGCAGGCGACTTTCCCGAGGTCCGCCACGTCATCGAATTCGTAGAGGCGTCAAAACGGGGGATCTGCCGGTAG
- the rfaE1 gene encoding D-glycero-beta-D-manno-heptose-7-phosphate kinase: protein MVGTIIGRKRALEIIDRFPRSRVLIVGDVMVDQFIWGKVSRISPEAPVPVVRVTSEDYLLGGCSNVLNNICSIGGKASITGVIGADLMGRWFVGRLRKMNIDTRGIVVEQGRPTVVKTRIVAHGQQVVRFDRENTEKIRNDSLQRIMEYITDVRDELGAIVISDYAKGVVSKKLITEIRKAIDGTGIVLCVDPKQNGFSLYSDVDLITPNHVEAARALHREFAGEADVIRGGKALLKKLHVKGVLITRGEEGMTLFEHNGDITAIPAVAREVFDVTGAGDTVIGVFALSVAAGATYREAAVLANHAAGIVVGKVGTATVTREELTALL, encoded by the coding sequence ATGGTAGGAACGATTATCGGCAGGAAACGGGCGCTGGAGATCATCGATAGATTCCCCCGGTCCAGGGTCCTCATCGTGGGGGATGTCATGGTGGACCAGTTCATCTGGGGCAAGGTGTCACGCATTTCGCCGGAGGCCCCGGTGCCGGTTGTGCGGGTGACATCCGAGGATTACCTCCTGGGCGGGTGTTCCAATGTGCTCAACAACATCTGTTCCATCGGCGGAAAGGCTTCGATAACGGGCGTCATCGGAGCCGACCTGATGGGCAGATGGTTTGTGGGCCGGCTGAGAAAAATGAATATCGATACCCGGGGGATCGTGGTCGAGCAGGGACGGCCCACCGTCGTCAAGACGAGGATCGTCGCCCACGGCCAGCAGGTGGTGCGTTTCGACCGGGAGAACACCGAGAAGATCAGGAACGACAGCCTTCAGAGGATAATGGAATATATTACCGATGTTCGTGACGAACTGGGGGCGATCGTCATTTCCGATTACGCCAAGGGTGTCGTCTCGAAAAAGCTGATCACCGAGATCAGGAAAGCCATTGACGGGACGGGCATCGTTCTGTGCGTCGATCCCAAGCAGAACGGGTTTTCCCTTTACAGCGATGTTGACCTGATAACACCGAATCACGTCGAGGCGGCCAGGGCGCTGCACCGGGAATTCGCCGGCGAGGCCGACGTTATCAGGGGCGGCAAGGCACTACTGAAGAAACTGCACGTGAAGGGCGTTCTGATAACGCGGGGAGAAGAAGGAATGACGCTTTTTGAACACAATGGCGATATTACCGCTATTCCTGCCGTGGCGCGGGAGGTTTTCGACGTGACCGGCGCCGGTGATACGGTGATCGGCGTGTTCGCACTGAGCGTTGCGGCGGGGGCGACCTATCGGGAGGCGGCCGTGCTTGCAAATCATGCCGCCGGGATCGTTGTCGGTAAGGTGGGGACGGCGACGGTAACCCGCGAGGAATTGACGGCACTTTTATGA
- the bamA gene encoding outer membrane protein assembly factor BamA has translation MNCELIKRLVLIFLVLLVAQGALAADRTGIALFPFVLQGGAGEDMEPRIRSLLGTELGKTGTIDIVPDEKVAQALSGKKIDEKQAFSVGGEIGADIVIMGTVTALGGRLSANLEALGVAEKIIYGDITAAGNTTDEGMTSLAAELARVILVRIFPSQVIAKVEIQGNSRIEENVILNVMSVARGKPFSQKDLSADIKAVYGIGYFNDVTATVTESPEGLVIRLSVQEMPLVSEVNVAGNDDVKKEDITAVITVEAHEVLNLDKVADSVENIKNLYKNKGFYNAEVTYRIEEKENKATVTFDIKEKKKIHIKTITFEGNEAYTAKELRDMMDTSEWGIFSFITDSGILNEDKLKQDMNKLAAFYLNNGYINIEIGDPVITHDEKWLYVTITVKEGKQFRVGHVSITGDTISVPREKLFENLNITKKDHFDREAIMKDIDYLTEAFNNEGYAYAAVSPLTTPREEEQQVDITYNIEKGELVYINRITITGNTVTRDKVVRRELDVVEGDLYNRGDMRSSYANINRLRYFEEINFQTERGLEADLMDINVNVREQPTGMFSVGAGYSAVDQFIVMTRVSQRNLFGRGQTLGVSAYLGSSTTNFELSFIEPWLFDMPLWSKYEIWHMRREYDAYDLQTMGFETTFGYPLWKEEDLMGYIGYRFSIDEVTEIADNASTYVKEQEGETTSSGVTLTLSRDTTDDIFFPSKGSKNSFSVEHTGTIFQGDTSFTKYQATSTWFFPLPLETVFSVRGRAGYLHGNEGKDVPIYERFYLGGINSLRGLREIGPVDPETDDVIGGETMLNFNVEFIFPLIKDAGLKGVIFYDAGNAWESGYHIDDMRETAGAGIRWYSPVGPLRVEWGYVLDRKEDEPPSRWEFTVGMFM, from the coding sequence ATGAATTGTGAGCTTATCAAACGCCTCGTCCTGATATTTCTTGTCCTCCTGGTCGCCCAGGGGGCCCTTGCCGCCGACAGGACAGGTATCGCACTGTTCCCCTTCGTTCTTCAGGGCGGCGCTGGTGAAGACATGGAACCGCGCATCAGAAGTCTTCTCGGAACCGAACTGGGAAAAACGGGAACCATCGACATTGTCCCCGACGAAAAAGTGGCACAGGCACTCAGCGGGAAGAAGATCGATGAAAAGCAGGCCTTTTCCGTGGGAGGTGAGATCGGTGCCGACATCGTTATCATGGGAACGGTGACCGCCCTGGGCGGCCGGCTCAGTGCTAACCTCGAGGCCCTCGGTGTCGCGGAAAAGATCATTTACGGCGACATCACCGCCGCCGGAAACACCACGGATGAAGGGATGACGTCCCTCGCGGCGGAACTTGCCCGGGTCATTCTGGTAAGAATATTTCCCTCGCAGGTTATTGCGAAGGTCGAAATCCAGGGAAACAGCCGCATTGAAGAGAACGTGATCCTGAACGTCATGTCCGTCGCCAGGGGAAAGCCTTTTTCACAGAAGGATCTTTCAGCCGATATCAAGGCCGTTTACGGCATCGGGTATTTTAATGATGTAACGGCGACCGTGACGGAAAGCCCGGAAGGACTGGTCATCCGGCTCAGTGTCCAGGAAATGCCCCTTGTCTCGGAGGTGAACGTCGCCGGGAATGACGACGTCAAGAAGGAGGATATCACGGCCGTCATTACCGTGGAGGCCCACGAGGTCCTGAATCTCGATAAAGTCGCGGATTCCGTTGAAAACATAAAAAATCTTTACAAGAACAAGGGATTCTATAACGCAGAGGTCACATACCGGATCGAGGAGAAGGAAAACAAGGCGACCGTCACGTTCGACATAAAGGAAAAAAAGAAGATACACATAAAAACGATCACCTTTGAGGGGAATGAGGCATACACGGCAAAGGAACTGCGGGACATGATGGATACCTCCGAATGGGGCATCTTTTCCTTCATCACCGATTCGGGTATCCTCAACGAAGACAAGCTGAAGCAGGACATGAACAAGCTGGCCGCCTTCTATCTTAACAACGGCTATATCAACATAGAGATCGGGGACCCGGTCATCACCCATGACGAAAAATGGCTGTATGTCACCATTACCGTCAAGGAGGGGAAACAGTTCAGGGTCGGCCATGTATCCATCACGGGCGATACCATTTCCGTGCCCCGGGAAAAACTGTTCGAAAACCTGAACATCACAAAAAAAGACCATTTCGACCGGGAAGCCATCATGAAGGACATCGATTACCTGACCGAGGCCTTCAACAATGAAGGGTATGCCTATGCGGCGGTCTCACCCCTGACGACCCCCCGCGAAGAGGAGCAGCAGGTCGATATAACCTACAACATCGAAAAGGGGGAACTCGTTTACATCAACAGGATAACGATAACGGGCAACACCGTCACCCGCGACAAGGTGGTCAGAAGAGAGCTTGACGTTGTGGAAGGTGACCTTTACAACCGGGGCGACATGCGTTCCAGTTACGCGAACATCAACCGGCTGCGATACTTTGAGGAAATAAACTTTCAGACTGAACGCGGTCTCGAGGCGGACCTGATGGACATCAATGTGAACGTGCGGGAACAACCCACAGGCATGTTCAGCGTGGGAGCGGGATACAGTGCCGTTGACCAGTTCATCGTCATGACCAGGGTCTCCCAGAGAAACCTCTTTGGACGGGGACAGACCCTGGGGGTAAGTGCCTACCTGGGTTCCTCGACGACGAATTTCGAGCTCTCCTTCATCGAGCCCTGGCTCTTTGACATGCCCCTGTGGAGTAAATACGAGATATGGCACATGCGGCGCGAATATGACGCCTATGACCTTCAAACCATGGGGTTCGAGACAACCTTCGGTTATCCTCTCTGGAAGGAAGAAGACCTCATGGGTTACATCGGTTATCGTTTCAGCATCGATGAGGTCACGGAGATCGCCGACAACGCCTCCACATACGTAAAGGAACAGGAAGGGGAGACCACATCGAGCGGCGTTACGCTTACCCTGTCGCGGGACACGACCGACGATATCTTTTTTCCCTCAAAGGGTTCAAAGAACTCCTTTTCCGTCGAGCACACGGGTACCATTTTCCAGGGGGACACGAGCTTCACCAAATACCAGGCAACATCGACCTGGTTCTTCCCTCTCCCCCTTGAGACGGTTTTCAGCGTCAGGGGACGAGCGGGATATTTACACGGCAACGAAGGGAAGGATGTCCCGATCTACGAGCGATTCTACCTCGGAGGGATCAACTCCCTGAGGGGCCTTCGGGAAATAGGCCCGGTGGACCCGGAAACGGACGACGTGATCGGCGGGGAGACCATGCTCAACTTCAACGTTGAATTCATCTTTCCGCTCATCAAGGACGCGGGGCTGAAAGGTGTCATATTTTACGATGCGGGAAACGCCTGGGAGAGCGGATACCATATAGACGACATGAGAGAAACGGCCGGAGCCGGTATCCGGTGGTATTCACCGGTCGGTCCGCTTCGGGTCGAGTGGGGCTATGTCCTTGACCGAAAGGAAGATGAACCCCCCAGCAGGTGGGAATTCACCGTGGGTATGTTCATGTAA
- a CDS encoding DUF4416 family protein yields MSGPRKPEPVKLIASIFSPEGERIDRAVRQLARRYGDPDYISAVVPFDETDYYEPEMGTPLKRRFLSFETLIEPGDLWDIKLHTNDIEREASVDGRRTVNIDPGYVARAHLILATGKPYTHRPYVRNGLYADLTLVYRDKSFQKLEWTYPDYASRAVREMFNRIRARYLLQLKGTENDEGV; encoded by the coding sequence ATGAGCGGACCGAGAAAACCGGAACCGGTGAAACTGATCGCAAGCATATTTTCACCGGAAGGGGAGCGGATCGACAGGGCCGTCAGGCAGCTCGCCCGGCGTTACGGGGACCCCGATTATATCAGTGCCGTGGTTCCCTTTGACGAGACCGATTATTATGAGCCGGAGATGGGGACCCCGCTCAAGAGACGGTTCCTGTCCTTTGAAACGTTGATCGAACCCGGCGACCTGTGGGATATAAAGCTGCATACGAATGACATCGAACGCGAAGCATCTGTTGACGGTCGCAGAACCGTCAATATAGACCCCGGATACGTGGCGCGTGCGCACCTGATCCTGGCGACGGGAAAGCCCTACACGCACCGTCCCTATGTGAGGAACGGGCTGTATGCGGACCTGACGCTGGTGTACCGGGACAAGTCGTTTCAGAAACTGGAATGGACCTATCCTGATTACGCGAGCAGGGCTGTTCGGGAGATGTTCAACCGGATCAGGGCCCGCTATCTGCTGCAGTTGAAGGGGACGGAGAATGACGAGGGAGTGTAG
- a CDS encoding lipoprotein-releasing ABC transporter permease subunit produces the protein MSYEIFIGFRYLRAKRKQTFISVNTMLSMAGIFLGVAALIVVLSVMTGFETELREKILGINSHIVLMQYSGGMTNHEAVMAEIKGIPGIVATTPFIYSQAMLKNRDRVTGVVLRGIEVKSARDVLNIGKMTDGSIDALAASKNAADTATPPGIIIGGELARNLNALYQDTVEVLLPMGITTPMGVMPRIKKFRVVGIFESGSYEYDSSLVFISLAECMEFLNMPEEVTGIEIRIANIYQAGTIARTLENTLGFPFWARPWMEMNKNLFSALKLEKRVMFIILSLIVIVAAFNIITTLIMTVMEKYRDIAILKSMGATSRGIMKIFMVQGMIIGAIGTFLGCVTGVTLALNLERVTRFIEDLFGFKVLPQDVYYLNELPSQVNYSDVALIVIVALLLCFLASMYPSWRASRLDPAVALRYE, from the coding sequence ATGTCCTACGAAATTTTCATAGGCTTCAGATACCTGAGAGCGAAGCGCAAGCAGACCTTTATTTCCGTGAACACCATGCTGTCAATGGCCGGTATATTTCTCGGCGTGGCGGCACTGATCGTCGTTCTTTCAGTCATGACGGGATTTGAGACGGAACTGCGCGAAAAGATCCTGGGGATCAACTCGCACATCGTTCTCATGCAATATTCCGGAGGCATGACAAATCACGAAGCGGTCATGGCGGAGATCAAAGGGATTCCCGGTATCGTCGCCACGACACCCTTCATTTACAGCCAGGCCATGCTGAAGAACCGGGACCGTGTCACCGGGGTCGTTCTGCGCGGCATTGAGGTGAAAAGTGCCCGCGACGTGCTCAACATCGGTAAAATGACCGACGGAAGCATCGACGCTCTCGCTGCTTCGAAAAACGCCGCCGACACCGCAACGCCGCCGGGAATCATCATCGGCGGTGAACTTGCACGGAACCTCAACGCCCTCTACCAGGACACCGTGGAAGTTCTACTTCCCATGGGCATCACGACCCCCATGGGCGTCATGCCACGGATAAAAAAATTCAGGGTCGTCGGCATCTTCGAATCGGGCTCATACGAGTACGATTCATCCCTCGTCTTCATATCCCTTGCAGAATGCATGGAGTTTCTCAACATGCCCGAGGAAGTCACGGGTATCGAGATCAGGATCGCCAACATCTATCAGGCGGGAACGATAGCCCGGACACTGGAAAACACCCTCGGGTTCCCCTTCTGGGCCCGCCCCTGGATGGAAATGAACAAGAATCTCTTTTCCGCCCTCAAGCTTGAAAAGAGGGTCATGTTCATCATTCTCAGCCTGATCGTCATTGTGGCGGCTTTTAATATCATAACAACACTGATCATGACGGTAATGGAAAAATACCGCGACATCGCGATCCTTAAATCGATGGGGGCGACCTCCCGGGGGATCATGAAGATCTTCATGGTTCAGGGAATGATAATCGGTGCCATCGGCACTTTTCTGGGATGCGTCACGGGAGTCACCCTGGCCCTGAATCTCGAACGGGTCACCAGGTTCATCGAGGACCTGTTCGGCTTTAAGGTACTGCCGCAGGATGTCTATTATCTCAACGAATTACCGTCCCAGGTCAATTACAGCGATGTGGCCCTGATCGTCATCGTGGCCCTGCTGCTGTGCTTTCTGGCATCTATGTATCCGTCATGGCGCGCGTCCCGGCTCGACCCCGCAGTGGCGCTTCGCTATGAATAA
- the lpxD gene encoding UDP-3-O-(3-hydroxymyristoyl)glucosamine N-acyltransferase, with product MTVTKTLLEVAEYLGGNLIGDGTVRVSHIRGIDEAGDGDITFIANPKYRRKLATTAASVVLVSPDITRSERNLIIVEDPYIALARLLPVFYPEERAPATVSPEAIIDESAGIGPEVTIYPGVYVGKEAVIEKGVVLYPGVFIGNHVRVGESSILYPNVCVYRRCLIGKRVILHAGVVVGSDGFGFAAPGQQNLKVSQVGIVQIDDDCEIGANTTIDRGALGKTWIRKGVKIDNLVQVGHNVVIGENSIIVAQVGISGSTGIGSGVMIGGQAGIVGHIRIGDRAMVAAKTGVHKDVPPGHIVSGFVQMPHQDFLRTQACMPKLPDMRKTLAILQKKVEELESSIASMTREKE from the coding sequence ATGACCGTAACGAAAACGCTTTTGGAAGTCGCCGAATATCTGGGCGGAAACCTTATCGGTGACGGCACCGTGCGGGTTTCTCATATCCGGGGGATAGACGAAGCCGGTGACGGCGACATCACGTTCATCGCGAACCCCAAATACCGCAGAAAGCTCGCGACCACGGCCGCGTCGGTGGTCCTGGTGTCACCGGACATCACCAGATCGGAACGGAACCTGATCATCGTCGAAGATCCTTACATCGCGCTGGCCCGGCTCCTTCCCGTCTTTTATCCCGAGGAACGGGCCCCGGCCACGGTCAGTCCCGAGGCTATCATCGATGAAAGTGCCGGGATCGGTCCGGAGGTCACCATATATCCCGGTGTGTATGTGGGAAAGGAAGCCGTCATCGAAAAGGGTGTCGTTCTCTACCCCGGTGTCTTCATCGGGAACCATGTCAGGGTCGGAGAAAGCTCGATCCTCTACCCGAACGTCTGCGTCTACCGGCGCTGCCTCATCGGGAAACGGGTCATCCTCCACGCCGGCGTCGTCGTCGGCAGTGACGGCTTCGGTTTCGCGGCCCCGGGTCAACAGAACCTGAAAGTGTCACAGGTGGGTATCGTTCAGATCGATGACGACTGTGAGATCGGCGCGAACACGACCATCGACCGGGGGGCCCTGGGAAAGACCTGGATCAGGAAGGGTGTCAAGATCGACAATCTGGTCCAGGTCGGTCACAACGTGGTCATCGGTGAGAACAGCATCATCGTGGCCCAGGTAGGCATATCGGGAAGCACCGGCATCGGCTCCGGCGTCATGATCGGCGGACAGGCAGGGATCGTGGGTCACATACGGATCGGTGACCGGGCGATGGTAGCCGCCAAGACGGGGGTTCACAAGGATGTCCCTCCCGGTCATATCGTATCCGGGTTCGTCCAGATGCCCCATCAGGATTTTCTCCGGACCCAGGCCTGCATGCCGAAACTGCCCGACATGAGAAAAACCCTTGCCATCCTCCAGAAAAAAGTGGAGGAACTGGAATCATCCATTGCATCCATGACCCGCGAGAAGGAATGA
- a CDS encoding ABC transporter ATP-binding protein, which produces MNNGQGMITVRNLTKTFIKDGTRIEVLKGLDLEITAGETMAVLGVSGAGKTTFLQILGLLDRPTSGQVLFDGVNIFDRQDRERAYFRNRQIGFVFQFHHLLPEFTTLENTMMPALIAGVNRSEARAMAESTLTEVGLGDRLVHKPGELSGGEQQRVAVARAMVMKPRCILADEPTGNLDTETGRKIEDLLLDLNATRGSTLIVVTHNTSLARRMTRMIGLKDGKTYEL; this is translated from the coding sequence ATGAATAATGGACAGGGAATGATAACCGTTAGAAACCTGACAAAAACGTTCATAAAGGACGGAACACGCATTGAAGTCCTGAAAGGCCTGGACCTGGAAATAACCGCCGGTGAAACGATGGCCGTTCTGGGTGTCTCAGGCGCCGGGAAAACGACCTTCCTGCAAATTCTGGGACTTCTCGACCGCCCCACATCGGGACAGGTCCTGTTCGACGGCGTCAACATATTTGACCGGCAAGACCGGGAACGCGCGTACTTCAGAAACCGGCAGATCGGTTTTGTCTTTCAGTTCCACCACCTGCTTCCCGAATTCACCACCCTGGAGAACACCATGATGCCGGCGCTGATCGCCGGCGTGAACAGATCGGAGGCACGTGCGATGGCCGAGAGCACCTTGACGGAAGTAGGCCTTGGTGATAGATTGGTCCACAAACCGGGCGAGCTTTCCGGCGGAGAACAGCAGCGGGTCGCCGTGGCGCGGGCCATGGTCATGAAGCCCCGCTGTATTCTTGCCGATGAGCCGACGGGAAACCTTGACACGGAGACAGGAAGAAAGATCGAGGACCTTCTGCTTGATCTCAACGCAACACGGGGCTCAACCCTCATCGTCGTCACACACAATACATCTCTGGCACGCCGCATGACGCGCATGATCGGCCTGAAAGACGGGAAAACATATGAATTGTGA
- the lysS gene encoding lysine--tRNA ligase, translated as MDETSELLKKRKEKMASLKEAGINLYPNDVDITATTAGILAGFNHLDDAALAAADERFTVAGRMMAQRLFGKAAFINIMDRSGRLQVYVAKNTVGDEAYALFKKHDVGDIISASGKLFKTKTGELTIAADEIRLLSKAVLPLPEKWHGLKDVETRYRQRHLDLIMNPDVKAVFETRSRIIKLIRDFMQDRDFLEVETPMMQAIAGGAMAQPFKTHHNALDMDLYLRIAPELYLKRLIVGGLERVFEINRNFRNEGVSTLHNPEFTMMEFYQAYATYEDLMTLTEELFVHISKDVCDSLIISYQGTQIDLTPPWDRLTIKEAITRYTDIDPGVLGDADRAIACAREIGLDIEDREPLGKTIMAIFEELVEDKLIQPTFITSYPIEVSPLSRRSEDNPAFTDRFELYIYGREIANAFSELNDPEDQEQRFLMQLREREAGDLEAHEMDRDYITALEYAMPPTAGEGIGIDRLVMLFTDSPSIRDVILFPHMRPQSSPKV; from the coding sequence ATGGATGAAACAAGCGAACTTCTGAAAAAAAGAAAAGAAAAAATGGCATCTCTGAAAGAAGCGGGGATCAATCTCTATCCCAATGATGTCGACATAACCGCCACAACGGCAGGTATCCTGGCCGGGTTCAACCATCTTGACGACGCAGCGCTCGCCGCCGCGGACGAGCGATTTACCGTCGCGGGACGCATGATGGCCCAGAGGCTTTTCGGCAAGGCGGCTTTCATAAATATCATGGACCGCAGCGGAAGACTTCAGGTTTACGTCGCGAAGAACACGGTGGGCGACGAGGCGTATGCCCTTTTTAAAAAACACGATGTGGGCGACATTATTTCCGCATCAGGGAAACTTTTCAAGACGAAAACGGGTGAGTTGACCATCGCGGCCGACGAAATCCGCCTGCTCTCCAAGGCGGTACTGCCGCTGCCTGAAAAATGGCACGGCCTGAAGGATGTCGAAACGCGATACCGCCAGCGTCACCTCGACCTGATCATGAACCCCGACGTGAAAGCCGTTTTCGAGACGAGGAGCCGCATCATCAAGCTGATACGCGACTTCATGCAGGACAGGGACTTTCTCGAAGTGGAAACCCCCATGATGCAGGCGATAGCAGGCGGCGCCATGGCGCAGCCCTTCAAGACCCACCACAACGCACTCGATATGGACCTCTATCTCAGGATCGCGCCGGAGCTGTACCTGAAGCGTCTTATCGTCGGAGGACTTGAGCGGGTCTTTGAGATCAACAGGAACTTCAGAAATGAAGGCGTGTCGACCCTTCACAACCCCGAATTTACCATGATGGAATTCTACCAGGCCTACGCCACCTACGAAGACCTCATGACACTTACGGAAGAGCTTTTCGTTCATATTTCCAAGGATGTATGTGACTCCCTGATCATATCCTACCAGGGAACTCAGATCGATCTCACGCCTCCCTGGGACCGCCTGACCATCAAGGAAGCCATCACCAGGTACACCGATATCGATCCCGGCGTTCTCGGGGACGCGGACCGGGCGATCGCCTGCGCGCGGGAGATCGGCCTCGATATCGAGGACAGGGAACCGCTGGGAAAAACGATCATGGCCATATTCGAGGAACTGGTGGAGGACAAGCTGATCCAGCCCACCTTCATAACCAGCTACCCCATCGAGGTATCACCGCTCTCGCGGAGGAGCGAGGATAATCCGGCCTTCACGGACCGCTTCGAACTGTATATATATGGAAGGGAGATTGCCAACGCCTTCTCCGAGCTGAACGATCCCGAGGACCAGGAACAGCGTTTCCTGATGCAGCTCAGGGAACGGGAGGCCGGCGACCTTGAGGCCCATGAAATGGACAGGGATTACATCACCGCCCTGGAGTATGCCATGCCTCCGACGGCGGGAGAGGGCATCGGTATCGACCGGCTCGTCATGCTCTTTACGGATTCGCCATCGATCCGCGACGTCATCCTCTTTCCGCACATGCGGCCCCAGTCGTCGCCGAAGGTTTGA
- a CDS encoding OmpH family outer membrane protein, whose product MKRCFFVTAVIAIVLFAVGASAADKTGFIDMREILFKSEAGKAAAAEFKKLVDQKKLNIQELEDELKKLKDQLDKQRLNLTENALKEKELDYQKKYREYKRLIDDANEEMQIKEQEIFQQLVPEILKVVQAIGEKEGYTMIVDINSVNLPYYSKANDITAKVIERYDKESGGKKK is encoded by the coding sequence ATGAAACGATGTTTTTTTGTAACCGCTGTCATCGCCATCGTCCTCTTTGCAGTGGGTGCCTCGGCGGCTGACAAAACGGGGTTTATCGACATGCGGGAGATCCTTTTCAAATCCGAAGCCGGAAAGGCCGCGGCGGCGGAATTCAAGAAACTGGTCGATCAGAAAAAGCTCAATATCCAGGAACTGGAAGATGAGCTGAAGAAGCTGAAGGACCAGCTCGACAAACAGCGGCTGAACCTCACGGAAAACGCTCTGAAGGAAAAGGAACTCGACTATCAGAAAAAGTACCGGGAATACAAGCGCCTGATCGACGACGCGAACGAAGAAATGCAGATAAAGGAACAGGAGATCTTTCAGCAGCTCGTACCGGAAATTCTCAAGGTGGTACAGGCCATCGGCGAGAAAGAGGGGTACACGATGATAGTGGACATCAATTCCGTCAACCTGCCCTACTACTCGAAAGCAAACGACATCACCGCCAAGGTGATAGAACGGTATGACAAGGAATCCGGCGGCAAAAAGAAATAA